The following DNA comes from Malania oleifera isolate guangnan ecotype guangnan chromosome 12, ASM2987363v1, whole genome shotgun sequence.
CCCTTCATTTTGCATGTACACGGCCTCTTCGTTTTGCATGTACACGGCCATCTTTAACTTTcgaaaattatcctgcaataattaaacataaatatTCGTAAATTTACggcaaaaataggataattatctcaagattatcaattgagctcaatgattaaaatattggacataattaagtatttaattaaaatggtaatacttaattaatgcatttaaatacttaattacgcaattttgacgcgtaatcactcaCTGAGTCGAATTCTATTACCAACCCACTTTAAGCAGATTAAGAGGCAAGAAAAGACAAACTACCTAGGGAACGCACTTCTAATGGCTCGCATCGGCAAGTTAATTTGATATTGACAATTTTCCCACATTTCTTAGTGAATAATATTTTCTGAATGGCTTAATATTGGATGGGAAATGCCATTGGAAGTGAGCTTGAGCTCAAGTTGTGTTCTTGAGTCATACTTGAGTACGACTTGTTTACTAAATGTAAAATGAGCTCCAATTGAGGCAGGTTGGACCCCAGCCTGTGCCATGTGCATGCTAAACGAGCTGAGCTTGAACAGTCATGTCCTGGCTCAAGTTGAGCTTGAGCCATGTTCAAGCTTCCTTCAAATGATCGAGCAGATCATCTCATCAAAACTGAGCTTGGGTTGGCTTGGCTCGATTCATTTGCAGCTTGACTTGATTTAGAATCTACCTGCACTGATCATCATGTTATAAAAAAATAACTGTAATCAACATAGAACATGTTCAGACATGCGGTCTCCAGTTGAAGCTTTAACTTTGTGATCTTGTTTGTTATACTGAGAGCATAATTGTCATTTTATACAATACAGTCGGCCTTGAAAAAAGAATTTTCTTTGTGCATCATCTTCACGAAGATTCTCCTGCAAAGGCTTCATTCAGTTTTCTGGATCAGAACTCCTTGAAATGAGTTCAATCTTGAGGCATGCATCAGTTCTCTTTGGACGCCCCACCTGTGCAGTCAACTCACTGAGTTACAACTGTCTCCCTCAACAACTTCAGCAACAGCGAGGGATTCGAGTGAAGGTAATCAACGGGAACCTAGAGCAAGCTTTGGCTTTTATGCAGCGGAAGATGCAGTCCAGTGGGATTGAGCGGTTGATAAAGCGACCTGAAACTCGCCATATCAAGAACTCTGAAAAGCGTGTTCTGGCCCGCAAGAACCTGGAGCGTAAAATGCGATCGCAAAGTCTAGCTCACCAAATCAAGACCATCCTTATCAAGAAAGTCAGGTAACCATGCAGAAAACCTAAAAATTGATTGTTGATGAATATTAtgctttgattttctttttatcCCATTTCAATTTAATATTGGAGATTTTTTTAACACTACATGCACATAtctttcaatttaattttattttttgttggaTAATTAAAAGTCTAAATACTTATATTGGAAGATTGTTGCTGCTCGTCAGACTACAACTTTGCAAGCTATTAATTATATTTGACGAAGCCTTGCAAATATTATTCATTTTGCAGTTATTCCCCAAACCCCCAATACGGTGTGGGAGCATGTCCTGGTGAACTGGCATTAATGCAAGCTAGGGTGTTGCCTTTCAATCAATGAAATTCAGGGAGAAGTGTTTTATTTGACTTTCTAAATTATTTAAAATCCATAACCTGACATTATTTATTCATCTATAGCAGCTAGTAACCACCAGGATAACTATTTGCAGTGTGTCACAAGAGGCACTTCATAATGCAATTGCTAGCTGGCGAAGAAAATAATGGTGTGATGCTCTATATTGAATCAAGTTAGAatattgataaatatttgaaTTCTGAAATGGTGTGTATTGGGTGGGAGATTCAACAGTAATGCCATATGAAGCTGGCACTTGGTGCTTTCATTGAACAGATGAAACA
Coding sequences within:
- the LOC131144276 gene encoding uncharacterized protein LOC131144276 isoform X1, whose amino-acid sequence is MSSILRHASVLFGRPTCAVNSLSYNCLPQQLQQQRGIRVKVINGNLEQALAFMQRKMQSSGIERLIKRPETRHIKNSEKRVLARKNLERKMRSQSLAHQIKTILIKKVSYSPNPQYGVGACPGELALMQARVLPFNQ
- the LOC131144276 gene encoding uncharacterized protein LOC131144276 isoform X2; the protein is MSSILRHASVLFGRPTCAVNSLSYNCLPQQLQQQRGIRVKVINGNLEQALAFMQRKMQSSGIERLIKRPETRHIKNSEKRVLARKNLERKMRSQSLAHQIKTILIKKVRESMRAASR